A region of the Acidimicrobiia bacterium genome:
GGCGGCGACATCTCCGCCAATGCCACCTTGGCGACGGCAGTTGAGAAGGCGAAGGCGCAGTCGTTGCCGAGTGACAATATCGATCGGGCCATCAAGCGCGGCATCGGCGATGTGGATGGTGCCAACTATGAAGAGTTCTTCTACGAGGGCTACGGACCCGGTGGGGTTGCACTCCTTGTCCAAATTCTGACGGACAATCGAAATCGAGCTTCGTCTGACGTTCGGGCGACATTCAGTCGCAATGGTGGGAATCTGGGTGAGCCCGGATCCGTCGCCTACCTGTTCGAGCAGAAGGGTTACTTCCTTGTCGCCGGGGACGAAGACGAGGTGATGATGGCCGCCCTGGATGCCGGCGCAGAGGACGTCCGACCTTCTGGTGACCATTTTGAGGTGATAACGGCGCCGAGTGACTACCGGGCGGTTCGAGCAGGGCTCGAAGCGGCCGGGGTGCCCATCGAATCTGGTGAGGTCACCCAACTCCCGATGACATCGGTGCCGGTCGATGAGGCCACCGCCCCGAAGGTATTACGGTTGCTCGATGCGCTCGACGATGTTGACGACGTGCAAACCGTCTACTGCAATTTTGATATTTCAGACGAGGTCATGGCTACGCTCGACGTCTGATTGATCCCCCGAAAACCGGGCAACCCACGCTACAGTACCCAAACATATGTTCGTACTAGGAGTTGATCCGGGACTGACCCGCACCGGGTACGCCGTGCTATCAGATCGAAACCTGCGACCGGCCTTGCGGACCGTCGGGGTGATTCGCACGGCGAGAGGTGACACGCTTGCCGAGCGGCTCGCCGAACTGTATACGGATCTGTCGGCGGTTGTTGCCGAGCATGAACCGGAAGTCATGGCGATCGAATCCGTATTCGTGAATCAGAACCTTCAGACGGCCATGTCGGTGGCAAGGGCCAGCGGGGTCATCATCCTCGTGGCTGCCGAACGCCGGTTACCGGTTTTTGAATACACACCGTCGGCGGTGAAATCGGCCGTGTGCGGTTATGGTTCGGCCACCAAGGACCAGGTCCAAGAGATGATTATGCGCCGACTCGACCTCCCGTCTGCACCCCAACCGGCCGATGCAGCCGACGCGGTTGCGGTCGCCCTCTGCCACATGCAATCAGCTCGCCTGCGAGTGGCGCAATGATCGAACGACTGCGCGGAACTCTCGTTGGCAGGCGTCTCGACCGGGTCATTATCGATGTTGCCGGGGTCGGCTATTCCGTCTATGTCCCGACCTCGACCACCCGGGACCTGCCCGGAGTCGGCGAGGAAGTCGTCCTCCATACTCACCTCTACGTTCGCGAAGATGCGATGGTGTTGTACGGGTTTGATGAGGAGTCGGCCCTTGAGATGTTCCGGCTTCTGCTTGGCGCTCCCGGGGTCGGTCCCAAAGTGGCTCTCGCGATGATCTCTTCGTTGGCGGTTGCCGATATCCAGCGGATCATTCTCTCCGAAGATGCCGACGGCCTCACCGTGGTGCCCGGGATTGGAAAACGGTCGGCTCAGAAGATCATCCTTGAGCTTAAACCCAAGCTGGCCGGCCTGGATGTCGCCATCGTCGGGGTGGTCGGCGCTTCTCAGCACGTTCGTGACGCTCTTGAGGGTCTCGGCTACACACCGGCAGAGATTCGAGAGGTAGTTGGTTCCTTGTCCCATGATCAGACCACCGAGGAACAAATTCGCCAGGCCCTCCGGATGTTGGGGAGAGGAGCATGAGAGAGGAGAGCGTGCTCACCGCCGCCCCGATCGAAGATGATCGAATAACCGAGGTAACCCTACGACCTCAGAACCTTGACGACTTCGTCGGACAAACGAAGCTGAAAGAACGGCTGATGATTTCGCTGGAGGCGGCCAGCACACTCGGGAAGCCGCTTGATCACGTATTGCTTTCCGGCCCACCTGGTCTTGGCAAAACCACCCTCGCCCAAATCGTCGCCAACGAGCTCGGTTCGCGATTGCGCGTTACCTCGGGCCCGGCGCTTGAGCGGCCGGGCGACCTGGCGTCCATTCTCACGCATCTCGACGAGCGAGACGTCTTCTTCATCGATGAAATTCATCGCCTTCCACGGGCGGTTGAGGAAGTTCTTTACCCTGCCATGGAGGACTTCCAGCTCGACCTCGTGGTTGGTAAAGGCCCAGCCGCCCAGTCACTCCGGTTGGATCTTCCCCGGTTTACGTTGGTGGCCGCGACGACCCGTAAGGGCAAAGTGGCAGCCCCATTGCGGGATCGATTCGGAATCGTCGACAAACTCGATTTTTATGATGCTGCCGAACTGGACCAGATCATCCAGCGGTCGGCCGGACTCCTTGAGGTGGAAATCACCGCGGCGGGAAGTGCGCTCGTGGCAAGTCGCAGTCGCGGCACTCCGCGGATTGCCAACCGTCTTCTCGCCCGGATGCATGACTACGCCGTGGCGCGCGCCGATGGCATCGTCGATGAAGCAACGGCCCTGGCTGCTTTGAAGGTTTTCGAAGTCGATGACCTCGGTCTCGACAAGGTCGACCGGGCCATTCTGGCGGCCATCGTGACAACGTTCAGCGGCGGGCCGGTCGGGCTATCGACGCTGGCAATTGCAGTTGGTGAAGAACCCGAAACGGTCGAAGATGCTTACGAGCCATTTTTGATGCAAAGCGGATTGCTGCGGAGAACCCCACGGGGACGGGTGGCGACACCTGCTGCTTATGCACATATGGACGTCCTCCCGCCCGGCGGCCAGTCCTCGCTTTTGCCCTAACCTTCGGGTCGACCGCCCATGCTTATCGAAGAACTCTCGTACGACCTGCCTGAATCATCCATTGCCCAGGTCCCGGTGGAGCCTCGCCACGATGCCCGGCTGCTCGATGCCCGGCGAGTGGGTGGCCAGGGTGCGATTGGCGACCGGGTGTTCTGGGAGTTATCCGATCTGCTGTTTCCAGGGGATCTCGTCGTGGTCAACACCACCAAAGTGAGACAGGCTCGCCTGTTTGGGCTTCGGGAAGATACCGGCGGACAAGTCGAACTGCTCATACTTGAACCGGTCGGAGACGGGCGCTGGGAAGCGCTCATCAAACCGGCGCGTCGGATGCGCAGGGGAGTCCGGCTTCTTGTAGCCGGAGTTTCGGTCGATATCGAGTCGGATCCGATCGACGGGAAGGTCCTCGTACGTTTCGGTGGCGATGCCGAGCAATTGTTGGCTGAGCAAGGTGTCGTCCCACTCCCGCCATACATCCACGAAACGCTGGAAGATCCCGGTCGATATCAAACGATGTTTGCCGATCGCATCGGGTCGGCGGCGGCACCGACCGCCGCGTTGCACTTCACCCCTCATGTGTCTGAGCGACTTATGGCGGCGGCCATCCCGATCGTCGAGGTCGACCTGCACGTCGGGTTGGATACGTTCCGTCCCATCGCTGTCAACCGGGTCGAGGATCATCAGATGCACTCGGAATGGTTCTCCGTGCCCGAATCGACCGTGCAGGCGATTGTCGAAACCCGTAGGACAGGCGGACGGGTCGTAGCCATCGGGACGACGGTCGTCAGGAGTTTGGAATCGGCGGCCGTTGGGGGAGTACTACGCCCGTCGGAGGGTCGGACCGACCTGTTCATCACGCCCGGTTATCCCTTCCGGGTGGTGGACGACCTGGTTACGAACTTCCACGTGCCGGGTTCTACGCTCCTTGCCATGATCAGCGCATTCATGGGGCCAGGATGGCGGGAGGTCTACACGCACGCCATCGCGAATGACTACCGGATGCTTTCGTTTGGTGACGCCATGCTGGCCTCGCGGATGGCGCCATGACCATCGGTACATTCACCGTATTGGCGACAGACGGCGAGGCACGAGCCGGCGAACTGATCACCGCGCATGGATCGGTCCGGACCCCGGCCTTCATGCCGGTCGGAACGCGGGCCGCCGTTAGGGCCCTAGACGTCCGCGACCTGCGAGAAGCCGGCGCCAGGATCGTACTTTCGAACACCTACCACCTGATGCTGAGACCTGGTGCGGACATCATTGAGGAAGCAGGCGGGTTGCACGGCTTCATGGGGTGGAACGGTCCGATACTCACCGATTCGGGCGGGTATCAGGTCTTTTCGCTTGAGCCAAAGGTGACTGAGTCCGGCGTGCGATTTCAGTCGACGTACGACGGCATGTACGTGGACCTGAGTCCGGAAGATGCCGTGCGAGTGCAAGAACAGCTCGGTCCCGACATCGCCATGATCCTCGATGTGCTCGTTGGTCTTCCTTCACCGAATGCCGTCGTGCGAGCTGCGATGGAGCGAACTTTGCGGTGGGCTGAGCGAGCCATCAACGCCCATACCCGCCCGGATCAGCTCCTCTTCGGAATCGTTCAGGGAGGGGTAGACCTCGACCTCCGGGCGGAAAGTGCCCGGCGGACCGCCGAACTCGGCTTTCCCGGATTCGGCATCGGTGGTTTGTCCGTTGGCGAGCCACCCCAGGACCGAAATCGGGCTCTGGCTGCGGCGGTCGATGAGCTTCCCGCGGGGAAGCCCCGCTATGTCATGGGTCTTGGCGATACGGAGGGGATTCTCGAAGCGATCGCCCGAGGGGCCGACATGTTCGACTGCGTGCTTCCGACCCGACTGGCCCGTCACGGAAAAGCGCTGACTCGCAACGGCGACTTCAACATCAAGCGGGCTGAGTTCGCCCGGTCGCAGGATCCCATCGACCGGGACTGTCCTTGCTTCACATGTCAGAACCATTCCCGTGGTTATCTACGCCATCTCGTCATGACGGGTGAGCTCACCGCTCACCGCCTTCTTTCGATCCACAACCTGACATTCACTCTCGGCGTGGTGGCCGGAGCCAGGGCGGCTATCGAAGCGGGAACCTTTGAGGTTTTTCGTATGGCCCATCTTGGCGCACGTGGTTTCGAAGACGTCGATGGTACGGCTACTATCGCCAACCGCGCATAAGACCCGGAGACCAAGAAATGTTGTTCGCACTCCAAACAGACAGTGCCCCACCGGCCGGAAATGGACTCAGCACCATCCTGCTGTTCGGTGGCATGTTCATCGTCTATTACTTTCTTTTTGTGCGGCCGCAGCGTCGCCGTCAGCAAGAGCGACTGTCTCTCGCCAGGGCCGTTGAGGTCGGCGATCGAGTACGGACCGCCTCCGGGTTGCACGGCGTTGTGGTTTCGACAACCGAAGAGACCGTCGTCCTGCGTCTAACCGACGGTCAAGCTGAGTTTGATCGCCGTGCCATCGCCCAACGCTTGAGCGATGACGATGCGTCGTAGCGTCGTTCGTTTATCCATCATTCTGGTGATCGCCTGGGGCGGTATCGCCTACAGTTTTTCGACGGGACACTTCCCGCTACTCGGCCTTGACCTACGGGGCGGGGTCGAGGCGCTTCTCACTTCGCCACCGGGGACTGACCCTGACGTCCTCGACGTGGCAGTCGATGTTCTCCGGGCCCGGATCGAGGGGATCGGTAACGTCCAGGAGCCGGAGATAACGGTCGTAGGTGACAGTGATAATCTCGATGTTCTCGTCCAGCTCCCAGGTGTCGAAAACCTCGATGAGGCCCTGAACGTGCTTGGCCAAACGGGCCAATTGTCATTTCGCCCCGTATATGACGAGCAATTGCCAGACGGATCTTCGGCGGTTGACGTCTTCGGCCCCTGCCCGGCGGTCTATCAGCTCGATGACCAACCGTTCCCTGCCCCACCGGTCGCAGCCGACGGATTCACCGCACCGGACGATCCCACCCAGGCCGCCTGGTTGCCGGTTCGCGACGATGCGGGCGTTGTCACCGCCAAGTACCTGGTCGGACCCGCCCAACTCATGGGGACCGGCATCGCGGATGCGCTCGCGCAGCTGCAAGGCACGTCTGCCATCGATGCGGGATGGAGTGTCTCCCTGACCCTCAATGCGGAAGGTGAAGGCGCCTTCACTCAACTCACGAAAGACGCTGCCAGTTGTCAGCCAAGCGCTCAGGTTGTGCATCCGAGTCGTCGTATCGCCATCGTTCTCGACGGCGAGATTCTCACCGCCCCGCCAGTTGCTTCCAGCGTGGATCCGGGAATTGGTATTTCCGGAGGCCGGGCATCCATCGGGATCGGTGGTACCGATGATGCTGCCGCCGCCGAGGCAGCCCAACTGACCATCGTCCTTCGATACGGCGCCTTGCCGATATCCCTCGCTGTCGGCAATGTCGAAAAGGTGTCAGCCACCCTCGGTGCCGACTCACTTCAGTCCGGCATAACGGCTGGTTTGATTGGTCTGGCGCTGGTGGCGATTGTCTTGTTGGCGTACTACCGGTCGCTCGGAATCATTGCCGTCATCGGGCTGACCGTGTTCGGCTCGTTGCTCATCCTTTCGTACACCCTGCTTGGCCAGTTGCGAGGATTGTCACTAACCCTGGCCGGCGTCACCGGTATTGTGGTTTCTGTCGGTATCACGGCGGACAGCTATATCGTGTACTTCGAACGAATAAAGGAAGAACTTCATGGCGGTTCCCCTATGTATGCCGCCGTTTCCGAAGGGTTCAAGAAGGCGTATCGGACCATCCTTACCGCCGATTTTGTCACGCTCATGGGTGCGTTCCTCCTCTATACGCTGGCAGTCGATCGGGTGAAAGGATTCGCCCTGGCACTCGGGGTCGCCACCCTGCTCGACCTGCTCGTGGCCAAGTGGTTCACCCGTCATGCGGTGATGATCATGTCGGAGACGAAGATGGGCGAAGGCGGAGCGTTTTCGATTCGGGGGTTTGCGGGAGAATGAGCAGATTTACCGAACTACGCAACGGAACAGCCGGGATCGATTTTGTCGGCCCGCGGCGCAGGTGGTTCACGATCTCGGCAGTCATCATTGCCATTTCGTTATTGAGCCTCGGGTTCCGGCAAGGTCCCGGGTCACTCGGGCTCAACCTCAGCATCGACTTTGTGGGCGGATCATCCATCCAGGTTGAGAACACGGCGGGACTCTCGATTGCCGAGCTTCGAACTGCCATGGACCCGCTCGGGTTGACCGCGGTACGGATCGAAGAGCTCGGAGGTGGGCACACGTTCCGGATCCGAACCGAGACGCTTGATGAGGACCGTCGGGCGATTGTCATTGCGACCATTTCCGAGGCAGTTGGCATTTCGTCAGACAGCATCGACTATCGGTCGGTCGGACCGACATTCGGGGCACAGATCGCCAATCGGGCTCTGCTGGCACTTGGGGTGTTCATCGGCGTCGTAACCCTCTTCATCGCCTGGCGTTTCGAATGGCGGATGGCGTTTGGTGCCATAGCGGCACTTTTCCATGACCTCATCATCACCGCCGGGGTTTATTCGCTGTCCGGTTTTGAAGTAACGCCGTCCACGGTTGTCGCCGTTCTGACCATCCTCGGGTACTCGTTGTACGACACCGTGGTCGTATACGACAAGATCAAGGAGATCGAGGTCGAAGAGTCGCGCCTTGATTACGAATCAGTGGTCAACCAGGCCATGAACCTTGTGCTCATGCGCTCGATCTTCACCTCTTTGACATCGCTCATCCCGGTCGGCACGGTGCTGATCGTCGGATCGTTCTTGCTCGGTGCCGGAACCCTGACCGACTTCGCCCTTGCCCTGTTCGTCGGTATCGCCGCCGGGACCTACTCATCGATATTCATTGCCTCGCCGCTGGTAGCCGCCTTGCATTTGCGGGTACCGAAGGTGCATGACAAGCCGGCCCGTCCGACCAAGGAAGAGCCCGAGGCTCCCAAGGCCGCACCGCGCAGCGTGGCAGGCGGCTCGTTCGACTCCCGGCGTCCGATATCCAGTGCCGGAACCCCGCGACCACCCAAGAAGAAACGCCGGTAACCGTAGGTAGACCCGGCCAGGCGAGGTGCGCAGTAGACTTGCTCTGTGCCCCATTCTTCGATCAACCTCATTCGTGATATCCCTGACTTTCCATCGCCGGGGATTGTCTTCAAAGACATCACGCCTGTTCTCGCCGACGCAGCCGCGTTTCAGTCGGTGGTCTCCGATATGGCCGCACCGTATGCGGGTATCGGACTGACGCACGTTGCCGGTATCGAGGCGCGCGGGTTCATCCTCGCCACGCCGATCGCCGATCGGCTCGGGTTGGGATTTGTGCCGATTCGCAAGCCAGGCAAATTGCCGGCGGCCACCCGGTCGGTCTCCTACGAACTCGAGTACGGGATCGACGAGCTACAAATCCACGAGGACGCGGTTGGTCCTGGGGATCGAGTTCTGATAGTCGACGACGTCATCGCTACCGGGGGCACGGCTGCCGCCGCGATTGAACTCATCGAGCAACTCGGAGCGACGGTCGTCGGCCTATCCGTGTACGTCGAGCTGGCGTTCTTAAACGGCGCGAATCGCCTGAACGGCACCCCCCTAACCGCCCTGGTTGTTTATGCCTAGCGGACCGGGGGAGGTCCCGGCCACCCTTGAACACGTTGTGGGCGAACGCCACTGGGAGCCTCACGACCTCGAGCTGTTGATCCAGGCATACGAATTGGCTGAACGCCAACACCGCGGCCAAATACGCAAGTCGGGTCTTCCCTACATCACCCATCCGGTGGCGGTCACCGAAGTTCTCGCTGGCTACGGGATGGATCGCGACACCCTGGTTGCTGCGCTCCTACACGACACGGTGGAGGACACCAGCTCAACCCTGGATGAGATTGCCGCCCAGTTCGGCCCGGTTGTGGCGGCGCTGATCGACGGTGTCACCAAGCTCGATCGGGTCCACTTCGATAGTCGAGAAGAAGCGCAAGCTGCGACCATCCGCAAGATGGTGGTGGCGATGGCCGAGGACGTGCGGGTGTTGCTCATCAAGTTGGCCGACCGCCTCCACAACGTTCGCACGATCGAGTTCCTTGAACCGCCAAAACAGCAGTGGGTGGCTCTTGAGACGTTGGAAATCTATGCCCCGCTGGCTCACCGGCTCGGCGTCCAGGAGATCAAGCATGAGATGGAGAATCGTTGTTTCGCGATCCTGTACCCGAAGAGGTACGACGAAATCTCCGAGCTGATCGCTTTCCGGTCGCCACAGCGTGAGGCCATCATCGACAAGGCGATCGGGGAAGTAGAAGGGACCCTCGGCGAGGCCGGGATTCCGGCGGTGGTTTCGGGACGCCCCAAGCACCACTATTCGATCTACAAGAAGATGGTCGACTCGGGTCAGCAATTCGAAGATATCCACGACCTTATCGGGATCCGGATCATCGTGGCCGACGTGCAAGCCTGTTACGGCGCCCTCGGACTCATCCACACGCTTTGGCCGCCGGTTCAGGGTCGGTTCAAGGACTACATCGCCATGCCGAAATTCAACTTGTACCAGTCGATTCATACGACCGTAATCGGGCCAGACGGTAAACCGCTCGAAGTTCAGATTCGGACCCATGAGATGCATGAGCGGGCCGAATTCGGGATCGCCGCCCACTGGCGGTACAAAGAACGGGTCGAAACCGATTCACTTCCGTGGATGGCAGATATCCGGAGACTCCAGGACGAATTCGCCGAACCGGAAGAGTTCCTTACGCATCTCAAACTCGACCTGTATCAGGACGAGGTGTTCGTCCTTTCGCCAAAGGGCAGGGTGTTTTCGCTTCCACGCGGCGCGACCCCGGTGGACTTCGCGTATGTGGTGCACACAGAAGTCGGGCACCGCTGCACGGGCGCCAAGGTCAACGGTCGGCTGGTGGCCCTGGAAACTCAGCTCAATTCGGGTGATCTTGTTGAGATACTCACGTCGAAAGCTCCCGATGCCGGGCCGAGCCAGGACTGGCTGAAGTTCGTGAGGAGTTCGCGAGCCAAGGCCAAGATTCGTCAATGGTTCTCCAAAGAGCGCCGCGAGTCGGCGGTCGCCGAAGGCAAGGAAGACGTGTTTGACGCGCTTCGCAAGGAAGGACTCGGGTTGACGGCCGCCCGACGCGATCAGGTCTTGGAGCTGGTTGCGACCGAACTCGGGCACTCGTCGATCGAGGCACTCTTTGCCGCAGTCGGGGAGGGGGGCGCCAGCGCAACCAACATTGCGCATCGCGTCACCAGAGAGGTTCGTCCCGAGATCGAAGCCGAAGAGGACGACCTCATCGCTCCACCACGGCAACGAACCGTTCGCTCAACAGGAACCGGCATCATCGTTGAGGGGTTGGACGATGTGCTCGTCCGGGTCGCCCAATGCTGTGTGCCGGTTCCGGGTGATGAGATCGTCGGTTTTGTCACGGTGGGCCGGGGGGTGTCTGTCCATCGGTCGGACTGCACAAACCTGGCCGTGCTGGCCGATCAGCGGGACCGGATGATCGATGTCTCCTGGTCCCCGGATCGCGTTGGACGATTTGCCGTTTGGATTCAGGTCGAGGCCTTCGACCGGGCTGGTCTCCTGCGGGACGTCACGGGAGTATTTACCGACGTCGGGGGGAACATTGTGGCCTCCTCGTCGGCGACCGGCCGTGACCGTGTGGCGGTGCTCCGCTATGAGGTGGAATTGTCCGATCCCAGTCATGTTGCCAGGATTCAGACCATGTTGCGGTCGGTTGACGGGGTGTACGACGCTTTCCGGATCGTTCCCCGCGGAGACGGTACGGAGTAAACTGACTAGTCATGACGGGAGTGGTTGGTTAGGTCCGTCCGCGGACCCGAAAAAGGTCAAGGTTGACGGGCCAACCGACCGATACCTGGTACGTATGCGTTTACTGCACCGCGTTCCGAATGACGAACGAGGCTTCACCCTCGTCGAAGCCATGGTTTCGCTTGTGATCATCTTTGGTCTCATGGTGGTGCTCCTACGAACCTTCGATTCCGGTACCAGGGTTATCGTTGAAACTCGCAGGCAGGCCGTCGCTTCGGCGTTTGCGTCTGAGCTCATCGAACGCGGCCAGGCACTCGAGTGGCAGCACATGGGTTTGGCGACGTCGACCCGCGGCAATAGTTGTGCGACCGAGCAGATCGGCTGCTACATCGGTAATCCGTTCACTGCCGGCGACCTCGTCTACGACGGCATCGCCGACGAGTACTTGTTTGGCGGGGAGAAGGTCGTGTTCTCCAACGCCGACACATTCCGCCCGTTCCTGAATTTTTATGAACAAGTCCAGCGAGATAAGTCCGTGTTCGACCGATATCTGTTCGTGACCTCTATCGAGAATCCGGTTACCGGTGATGAGGTCGCCCGTCGTCTGACTGCCATCGTTCAGTGGGTTCCACCGGGTGGGTTTCGCAAGGAAGTCCGCCTCGAAACCATCGTTGCCGAGTATCAGGAGCCATCTCAGCCGTTCGTTTCGGGTACGGTGAAGATGGCGGGTGGCGCGTTGCGGTTGGGACCGTCGGGTTCCGGAGCCTATCCAGGTGCGTACGCCCATGGCACCGATTGGGACCTGTGGACCACCACCGGCACCCGGCCTCCGATTGACTACGTTGGTGATGAATTTTTCTGGTCGACGATCAACGAGCGTCAGCAGTTTGATGCCTCGGTGAATTTCCCTATCGCCACGGTTAGCGCCACCTCTGACTTCGTGTCGGGTTCATCCATCCGTATTACCGGTACCGACTCTTCCCGGCTGCAATGGGAGGGCGCCGACGGGCTATTTGGAACCCCCGACGATACGATCTTTACGTTGCCGGCGGCCAAGACCGAGTTCATTTCCGACGATGACGCCAGCACGCTGCCTCCCCTCCAATTTGGTGCGACCGGCGTCCTCTTCAATCAGCCTCTCGCCCGATTGAACCATGTTGGGGCGGTGGGCCAGGACATCGAGATCACGGAGACCACCGATTATGCGGTGAATGGATACCTGTTCACGGAAGTCGACCCGGTCCCGGCCGCACCGCCACCGGACGACAAGTTCCCGTTCGCCCAACTGGCCACGACAACCAAGTTTCCGGCCAAAATTGCCGTCGGATTTACCGAGTACACCGAGCCGTGGGTGCGAACCAACTTATACGGAGGGTTCGCACCGCTCGGTGCCGCCTC
Encoded here:
- a CDS encoding bifunctional (p)ppGpp synthetase/guanosine-3',5'-bis(diphosphate) 3'-pyrophosphohydrolase → MPSGPGEVPATLEHVVGERHWEPHDLELLIQAYELAERQHRGQIRKSGLPYITHPVAVTEVLAGYGMDRDTLVAALLHDTVEDTSSTLDEIAAQFGPVVAALIDGVTKLDRVHFDSREEAQAATIRKMVVAMAEDVRVLLIKLADRLHNVRTIEFLEPPKQQWVALETLEIYAPLAHRLGVQEIKHEMENRCFAILYPKRYDEISELIAFRSPQREAIIDKAIGEVEGTLGEAGIPAVVSGRPKHHYSIYKKMVDSGQQFEDIHDLIGIRIIVADVQACYGALGLIHTLWPPVQGRFKDYIAMPKFNLYQSIHTTVIGPDGKPLEVQIRTHEMHERAEFGIAAHWRYKERVETDSLPWMADIRRLQDEFAEPEEFLTHLKLDLYQDEVFVLSPKGRVFSLPRGATPVDFAYVVHTEVGHRCTGAKVNGRLVALETQLNSGDLVEILTSKAPDAGPSQDWLKFVRSSRAKAKIRQWFSKERRESAVAEGKEDVFDALRKEGLGLTAARRDQVLELVATELGHSSIEALFAAVGEGGASATNIAHRVTREVRPEIEAEEDDLIAPPRQRTVRSTGTGIIVEGLDDVLVRVAQCCVPVPGDEIVGFVTVGRGVSVHRSDCTNLAVLADQRDRMIDVSWSPDRVGRFAVWIQVEAFDRAGLLRDVTGVFTDVGGNIVASSSATGRDRVAVLRYEVELSDPSHVARIQTMLRSVDGVYDAFRIVPRGDGTE
- a CDS encoding prepilin-type N-terminal cleavage/methylation domain-containing protein, which encodes MRLLHRVPNDERGFTLVEAMVSLVIIFGLMVVLLRTFDSGTRVIVETRRQAVASAFASELIERGQALEWQHMGLATSTRGNSCATEQIGCYIGNPFTAGDLVYDGIADEYLFGGEKVVFSNADTFRPFLNFYEQVQRDKSVFDRYLFVTSIENPVTGDEVARRLTAIVQWVPPGGFRKEVRLETIVAEYQEPSQPFVSGTVKMAGGALRLGPSGSGAYPGAYAHGTDWDLWTTTGTRPPIDYVGDEFFWSTINERQQFDASVNFPIATVSATSDFVSGSSIRITGTDSSRLQWEGADGLFGTPDDTIFTLPAAKTEFISDDDASTLPPLQFGATGVLFNQPLARLNHVGAVGQDIEITETTDYAVNGYLFTEVDPVPAAPPPDDKFPFAQLATTTKFPAKIAVGFTEYTEPWVRTNLYGGFAPLGAASYKFDMFHRENPTSATSAMVFGGTVDRDDTPIDGYQQITASLDNYDGGNLHFLDDTAYPDTGGTGDFFGWVLITMPDIQVNVLAGQGVVALPNPIMSTMIIKQWDPVGRKYVVVNPNGTNTAIDYRANYGSDCDTGTNVENTLQLWGGAPVTSTISTSGRPYLEYRVSGSVTVRGWCTASTVDGAAARSRTWFETKLPMVTVDLNYQVVDYGLQAAGAGAPKPLAVPAGATSDYAQDGGRIVLYDLALHYESEKLQVNAVYIDPSAD